The window AGGTAGTAACGAGGAACTGCTTAAATAGGCGATCGTATGTGAAGTATATAGCACTGAAATACTCAAAAACTTCGATACAATTATCAAAGCAGAGGGCTTCGGTGACATACAGTTAAAGTTACTAGGTGGGGTGAGTGTTATGATCATCTTCGAGTCTGTGCAGTCTGCAAACAAGGTAATCGAACTAGAACATCACCCCTTGAAAAGATGGATACATAAGGTCACAAGATGGAAGGCATCATATTGGCCGGAAGGAAGGATGACTTGGTTACGAATATCAGGGGTGCCAATTCATTGTTGGACTAAAGAGACATTTAGCTCAATAGCCGAATGGTGGGGGACACCATATGTTCTAGATAACTGCTCACTGTCTGGCAATCAAAAGCTAGCTTATGGGCATGTCCTTGTTAAAATTTTTGAGCCTGAAATAGTGGAAGATTCGATTAAACTTATGCATAAATCCTGCGTCTATTTTTTGTATGTCAAAAACAAGAAAAATCCTTTCCAAGCTGGGGAAGGGAAGATGATACGTGTGACGACAAGACTACCAGTTCTGAGTACACATCAGATTATATAAACTCAGATGACTTTTCAGGAAGTGAAGGATACTGCAAAACATGGTTGAAGACGATGAAGTCCATGAGGTGGATGTAAATGTTAAAAAAGATAGCAGGCCATGTGAGAATTCCGGAAGATCTGAATCAGTTAAAAGTCCAGGTGTAAACAGTTCCGGCCATGCTACCGGATTTTTGAACCAGAAAATTGgctctgatgaagaagaagatcaAGAGTCTCATTGCTTTGGGATAAATGCTCTTTTTGGGGATATCGAAGAGGTGGTGGCAGAGTCCGCTGGGGGATTTTCGGCTAACCCTAGTCCCAAGGTGGATGACAGGTGTACATCGAATGGTGGAGATAATTATGCTGATGTTGATACCGATATCACTGGCCAGGCCTAATAGCAAATTAAAAAGTCCAGTAAAGCAATAAGTCCAAATAGGCCTGTTAATAAAAATGAGGCTAATTGTAGTGGGCTAAATTCAAATGGGCCTGTTAATATAAATGAGGTTGATTGTAGTGGGCTAAATAACGAGGAACAGAGTAATCATACATGTCGTGGGTGCAAGGAGAAATCGTCTAATCTAGAGAAACCTAAAAAATAGAAGTTAACATTGCGACGAAGTGGGGCATGTGATGAAATTTCTCTTTGCAATGGGTGTTACTTGGATGCGATTGGGAACTAGAAAGCATCTTCTAGGTTGCTTAGGATGGGAACAATGGCTAAATGTGGAGTTGATTTATCAAAGGACAATAGGTATAAATGTAAATTTTTTTGTAAAAAGGCTAAGTCAAAATAAAAAGTGCACGCTACGAAGGAAAAATCTGGGGGTATTGGTGTTTCTGAGGAGCAATCAATCAATATGGTGGAATTAAAAGAGTTTGGTGAAAAAATCGGGTTGAGGTGGCCAAACCCCAACCCGCTGTAAGTTTCTGTGGCTCTACCTCGTCTTTATTTTTTGATTATGAAGCTCTTATCACTTAATATTCGCGGTTTGGGTTAAGGGTAAATTTGGGTAGGTTATGGATATGTGTCGAAAGGAAAGACCGGATATTGCGGTTTTTTAAGAAACTAAGTGTAGGAACTTGGGTGAAAATTGGGTTCATACTTTGTGGGGGAATAGTAATTGTGATTTTGTTTAAAGGGATGCCATCGGTATCTCGGGTGGGATGTTAGTGGTATGGGATACCTCTAGTTTTCTTGTTGAAAGTGCAGGTGGTAACGAGTATTTCCTAGCCATTCAGGGGAAGTGGGTTAGTTCCGGTCATGAAACTTTAATTGCAAATGTATATGGTCCGCACAATGATGAAGAGAAAAAATTAATGTGGGGGTCGTTAGATGATTTAATAAGTAAAATAGACCCGACATGGGTTGTATGTGGGGATTTTAATGAGGTAAGATGTCATTCGAATATACTCAATTGTGTTTTCCATCCTTCTCGAGCATCACGATTTAACGAGTTCATTGCAAGAAACAATTTAATTGAGATTCCGATAAATGGGAAAAGATTCACACGAATTAGTGATGACGGCACAAAATTTAGTAAACTTGTTCGTTTCCTTGTAAACGACAAATTTATTAGTTTTTGGGTCGACCTTTCGGTTGTTCCATTGGACTGTAGAGACTCGGATCATTGCCCACTCCTATTAAGGGATCGGGTCATTGATTTTGGGCCAAAACCTTTTAAGATCTTTGATGAATGGTTCAAAAAGGATGGTGTGGATAAAGTGATTTTAGAGGCTTGGAACAAATCGGTTAGAGGATCTAGAAAAGATTGTATTTTTAGGGATAGGTTGAAAAATGTTAAAAAAGACTTGAGGGTTTGGAGCAAGAAATAATTTGGGAATTTGGATGGGGAAATACATGAGCTAAAAGATAAGGCCAATAAGCTTGAAATCTTGGCCGAATCGGGGACAATAAGTGATACCGAAAAGGAACATTGGTTGGAGATTCGTAGAAGTTGGATTGAGAAAGAGAAAATTAAATCGGGCATGATGAAACAAAAGGATCGTATTTGTGGGATTTTAGAGGGAGACGAGAACTTAAAATACTTCCACTCCACTCTTCGAAGAAAATATAACAAGTGCAATATTCGGGGGTTGAACATTAGCGGGTCTTGGAATGAGGAACCAAATGTCGTGAAGGAATATGTATTTGAGCACTTCAAGATGATTTTGGGAACTAAAACTCAAACATGCCGGTTTTATAGGCTGATCACGATGGGAATAATGGGCCTGAACATCTCAGCTCGCTAAGGCCCAACCATTCTGACCATGTTGCGCCTGTTGGGCCTACTGTTACTGCGTCTGATGGGCCAACAGGTACTGTTGGACCCACTATTACCGATTCCGTTCGTGGGCCTGCAGAATCTATGGGGTTTGATGTCCATAAACTGTCAGTGGATGAAGcgggtgcgttggaagaaaaatTTAGTGAATCTGAAATTTGGGAGGCGGTGAAAGGGTGTGGTAGCTCAAAAGCTCCTGGACTGGACAGATTTAATATGGGTTTTTATAAGAAATTTTGGTATGTTATTAAAGACGATTTGGTGGAGTCCATTAATTTATTTTGGGAAACGAGGGATATCTCAAAGGGATACAACACGTCTTTCATCACATTGGTCCCGAAGAAAGCAGATCCATTATGCCTTAATGACTACCATCTCATTAGCTTGATCGGTAGCTATTATAAGGTAATTGCGAAACTTCTTTCTAATCGTCTTAAAAAGTGGTGCCCGATCTTGTTGGTTTTGAGCAAAGTGCGTTTATTAAAGGAAGAAATATTTTGGATGGTGCACTTATTGCAAATGAAACAATCTCCTTCTTAAAGCATAAACGAATGAAAAGCATGGTTTTCAAAGTTGACTTCGAGAAAGCCTTTGATTGTCTAAATTGGGATTTTTTTGTTGGAAATAATGGAAATTATGGGGTTCGGCTCAAAGTGGAGAAAGTGGATAATGTCATGTTTCAAGTCGGTTTCTATTTCAATTCTTGTCAATGGTTCACCTACTAATGAATTTAAGCTTGAAAGAAAAGTTAGGCAAGGTGACCCACTCTCTCCCTTCTTGTTTATCTTAGCGACGGAAGGCAATGTGTTGGCAAAGAATGCGGTGCAAAACAATATGTTCTCGGGGGTTAAAATTGGAGATGACATGATTAACATATCACAcctccaatatgcggatgatactatCTTTTTGGGTCATGGAGTGAAGGTAATATCCGTAATCTTATGAAGCTTTTAAAATGTTTTGAAGTTACATCAAGGCTTAAAGTAAACTATCATAAGAGTAATTTAATCGGGGTCGGTGTGGATAAATTGGAGGTGGAAATCATGGCTAAGTTATTTGGTTGCAAAGTTGGCTCAATTCCCTTTATTTATCTCGGTCTCCCTGTTGGTGCTAACATTAAAAAAGAAGAAAGTTGGAAACCGGTTATACATAAATTTGAAAAGAGACTTTCGGATTGGAGGGCTCGTTCGGTGTCATTTGGTGGACGTTTAACACTTATAAAAGTGGTACTTAATAGTCTCccgttgtactacttctcgctctttcgtgccccgGTTTGTGTGTTAAAACATCTTTAGTGTGTAAGACATTCTTTCTTTTGGGGAGGGTCGGGAAATAAAGCTAAAATATCATGGGTCAAATGGGATGATACAATTTTATCATATGATGAGGGCGGGTTTAACTTGGGTTCTCTTAAAAGCAAGAATATGGCTTTgattggcaagtggtggtggagattTAAAACCGAAACCTCCTTTGTATGGATCAAAGTCATCTTGAGTATTTATGGGACTTCGGGGGGGTTATCCTTTGATGATTCACTTCGTATTGGTTCCTTTGGATCAATATGGAATGGCATCATTAAAACTGGGTTGGACATTGAGAACATTAACATTCCTTTTCGAAAGCTTTTTGTCAAAGTTATAGGTGATGGCGCTTCAACTTCATTTTGGAATGATACTTGGCTTGGAGATGAGTCACTAAAAAATAAATTCAAAAGATCATCGAGACTAGACATCAATGCAGAGGCTACGATTAAGGAGAGACTTTCATGGGACGGGTCAAAAGTTGCGGGTAATTGGGCATGGACGAGAAACCCCTCCGGTAGGGCAAATGGCGAACTTCAAAATCTAAATGAGCTTTTGGTTGGAGTGGTGATGGATGCGCAAAGACAAGATAATTAGAAATGGGGTGCGGGGGGCAATGAGGGATTCACAACAAAGTCATTAACGCCTTTAATCAACGGGAAACTCTTACCTCGTGGTAACACTAATTGTGCGACGTTATACAATAACTTGGTTCCTAAGAAGATTGAGGTGTTTACTTGGCGTGCAAGAAGAAAAAGGCTCCCTACCTTCGTAGAATTGGATAAAAGAGGGATCGACCTACCCTCGGTGCGTTGTCCCCTTTGTGATGACGTTATCGAATTGGTAGATCATTCTCTTTTTTTTTGCAAACATGCTCTTGTTGTGTGGGAAAAGGTCATGGCTTGGTGGGGTAAACATGGTACCACCTTTGGTAGTTTGGATAACATCCTTACCTCAATCGAACTCTTTGGTGGGTAAAGACATAGCAGGCGATTCTATGGTCAACTTGTTATTTAATTTGGAAAAACCAAAATCAAAAGGTTTTTGCAAACAAAAGTTGAAATGTGCCGGTTGCCCTAAACGAAATACACGTCAAGAGTTTTGAGTGGAACGCGAAGAGATGTAAAGACAAAGTTATCGATTGGCATAATTGGATCCATAATCCACATTGTTTCATTTAATGGGTATTATGTCAATTGTGTTGAGTTGCCATCTTGTCACCTTAATTCTTTTAGTCATAGTCATCTTGTCACCTTAACACTTTTAGTCATAGCTAGGTTGAGTAATCTATGTTGCATTGTAAAATAAAACAGTACATGTATCTTTGTTGAggttttaataataaaagtttactgcctttcaaatttttttttttttgaagtgaacaattattttaaaacatatataaatagtaAGATAAGTATTTATTTGAGAGGGGAGAAATATTATAtcttattgaatatatatataataatagtatagtttctttgtaataatataatattaaatggAATGGCTAACTCATGTCCTAAGGGCATAAGATAATAATCATTAAACATACCTAAAACTTTCTAAATATAATACAATATGCATTTAATGAACTCTTTATTTtccatatatataaacatattaagTATTAAGTACAAATTATATTATTCATGGAAGGTTTTGCTTTAAAAAATGGTTGTTATAACATGCCCTAGGGCATAAGTTAGAAAATCTCTATTATAAAAAATAAACACTCACTTCATCTCAAAATTAGCGTCTCACGTTGACCTTAGAACTCTTTAATgtacaactttgactttaaatatttacataattattatataatatttaatgaaaactatattaatGAAAAGACATTTCAAAACTCAATCCATTCACATAAATTTCATAAAATATTATATTGCAcaattaaaaatatttaaagtcaaaagtcaatttttttaaagaaagtcaaacgcAACAATATTTTTGAGATGGATGGAGTAATATGTTTTGAATTATAAAAAACGTACTAAGTTTTTATTTGTTGAAAAAAagttttgtaagacccaaatatttattgtacatagagtatttATGGTGTACATTAAGTGTGTGTGAAgcgtgtgtaacaacccaacccattatacAACCGAAAACAgaccataaaaaaaaaattaaacagggCTGCCCagactggcgcattaatgtctggatgagtaattgcgtgaccttggccagtgcgtttagctctcattcggtcttccatacttaaaggttccagaatttccatgattgaatttgttgaatccgaatcactggaggattctgatttaatggttcgttcctcaacaatctctgtttgaatgtttggtggttccggaggaaaatttaatggttcatgatctatgaattgtccctgaatattatccggattctcaattgtgaggtcgggttcaaaaaatggattatcggaaatttgaattggagtacttggtcgactggatgatgattctaaagaaaaatcaacggtaataatatttgctagatgtcttgatcgagttacaggtggtgaacgtacaaaaggtggtgaacgttttgctcggtgcattcactgaatatcctattagtttttaaaaggaaagaaaaaattatataagttatccaattaatagacttttctgattttgcccacgtttcgaatagccaaaagatgcagcagaggggcaggattcgtttggtctcaatataattgaggactgtttggctccaataacccggtccacatacaaattcaactattactacgaaccagaaaattttgatgtctatcaatttaaccacttaaaataaattttcgtaattttaagaagtatagataagaagtagaaaaaattctaagtcctaaaaactagaatgacgagaaataagaaagaaaaagagcgcgtcgaaaaaggtcgaaaaagaaaagatcgaaaaataaaaggcgtcgaaaaataagaaagaaaaaaaaatgactataaaacttaaaaaaaactcaactaacccaaccttattactatc of the Rutidosis leptorrhynchoides isolate AG116_Rl617_1_P2 chromosome 5, CSIRO_AGI_Rlap_v1, whole genome shotgun sequence genome contains:
- the LOC139848503 gene encoding uncharacterized protein, with the protein product MAKCGVDLSKDNRDAIGISGGMLVVWDTSSFLVESAGGNEYFLAIQGKWVSSGHETLIANVYGPHNDEEKKLMWGSLDDLISKIDPTWVVCGDFNEVRCHSNILNCVFHPSRASRFNEFIARNNLIEIPINGKRFTRISDDGTKFSKLVRFLVNDKFISFWVDLSVVPLDCRDSDHCPLLLRDRVIDFGPKPFKIFDEWFKKDGVDKVILEAWNKSADHDGNNGPEHLSSLRPNHSDHVAPVGPTVTASDGPTGTVGPTITDSVRGPAESMGFDVHKLSVDEAGALEEKFSESEIWEAVKGCGSSKAPGLDRFNMGFYKKFWYVIKDDLVESINLFWETRDISKGYNTSFITLVPKKADPLCLNDYHLISLIGSYYKVIAKLLSNRLKKWCPILLVLSKVRLLKEEIFWMVHLLQMKQSPS